Within the Legionella pneumophila subsp. pneumophila str. Philadelphia 1 genome, the region AGGCTTTCCATCCTTATCCAGGGCCTTCTTGATATCAATCCCTTCCGGATTGTTTGAGCCTACTTTATGCAATGCAACAATATGCAAAAACACGAGGATGATCATTAAAATGGGTATTCCTATGACATGCAAGGCAAAAAATCGCTGCAACGTCGGATTTGCAACAGAGTAATCTCCCCTCAACCATACAGCAAGACCTTTGCCAATATAAGGTATCGCTCCAAATAAGGAAGTAATCACTTCAGCACCCCAGTAAGACATTTGTCCCCAGGGTAATAAATAACCAAAGAATGCTTCTGCCATTAACAAGAGGTATAAAAACATTCCCAGTAACCAAACTAACTCCCGTGGTTTCTGATAAGAACCATAAAGCAAGCCTCTAAACATATGCAAATAGATAACAACAAAAAAAGCAGAAGCTCCTGTGGAATGCATATAACGGAGTAGCCAGCCAAAATTGATGTCCCGCATAATGAATTCAACTGAAGAAAATGCCTGCTCCGCGTTTGGCGTATAAAACATGGTTAGCCATAAACCAGTAATGATTTGATTGACTAAAACTATCAGTGCTAAAGATCCAAAAAAATAAAGAAAATTAAAATTTTTAGGTGCATAATAATTACTGAAATGCGCTTTCCAAGTGCTAACAAGAGGGAAACGTTCATCTAACCAATTGACTAACCCATTCATGCCTTAATCCTTATTTTGCATCCTCACCTATCACAATGGTGTGTTCATCTAAAAAGTGATAAGGTGGTACTTCCAAATTGATAGGGGCAGGAACGCCCTTAAATACTCTGCCTGAAAGATCAAACATTGACCCATGACATGGGCAAAAAAAGCCACCTGGCCAATCGGGGCCTAACTCACCAAGACTAGGTTTGTATTTTGGAGAGCAACCCAAATGAGTACAAATCCCGATTAAAACCAAAAACTCGGGATTAATGGAGCGAAACTTGTTTTGCGCATACTCCGGCTGTTGATCCACCAAAGAATCGGGATCCCTCAGTTGAGACTCATCTTCTTTTTGTAACTGGTTAAGCATGTCCTTGCTTCGTTTAATTATCCATACTGGTTTGCCACGCCATTCAATAATAGCCTGTTCACCAGGCTCCATTCTACTGACATCAACTTTGACTGGAGCACCTGCTGCTTGTGCTTTAGAGCTTGGTAACCAGGAAGTAATAAAAGGAGTTAAGGCGCATGCAGCGCCTACCCCGCCTAAGACACAGGTAGTATGCAACAAAAAACGACGCCGCTCTTCATCCAATTGTTCGTCTTGATTATGATTACTTACATCCTGATTGAGATCAGTCATTTCGCTCACTGCTTAATCATCCTGATTATGGTCTATGAACTGGAGCCAGTTCGCCTAATATAACTCCCGTTAGTTATAACAAAGAATAACAATTTTTCAAACGGTTGGATAACTTATTTCTTAGAAAATAAAAAAGCCTCGTATAAAACGAGGCTTGGAAAAAAGTAATAGAATTAGCGCTTGGAGTACTGAGTAGCTCGGCGTGCTTTGTGCAGCCCCACTTTCTTTCGTTCCACACGTCTTGAATCGCGAGTTAATAACCCACGCGCTCTTAGCTTGCGACGGAACGAATCGGGACTTGGCTCAGCGCCTTCGGCCAAACCATCTTCATCATAAGCAACCAATGCTCTGGCTATTCCCAAACGAACAGCTCCTGCTTGGCCAGATATACCACCACCAGTTACAGTAATGTAGACATCAAACTTATTAAGAAGATCTACTGTTTCCAAAGGTTGCATTACAATCATGCATGATGTTTCTCGACAGAAATATTCCTGCAAAGTTCTGTCGTTTACTTTAATATCACCTTTCCCAGGACGTAAAAATACACGTGCAATTGAACTTTTTCTACGGCCGGTGCCATAATATTGCTTCATTTCAGCCATTATACTTATTCCTCAATCTCAAGTTGCTTCGGTTGCTGCGCAGTATGTGGATGTTCGCTGCCAGCATATACTTTCAACTTGCGATACATCTCTCTACCTAACGGGTTTTTGGGCAACATGCCTTTTACAGCAAGCTCAATAATTTTTGTTGGATTTTTATCCTGTAATTTTTCAAAGGATGCCGATTTGATCCCTCCAGGAAACCCTGTATGATGATGATACATTTTGTTTTTAAACTTGCGACCAGTCACAATAACCTTTTCTGCATTAGTGACTATAATGTAATCGCCTGTATCAACATGGGGAGTATACTCAGCTTTATGCTTGCCACGTAAACGACGAGCAATCTCTGTAGCTAAGCGACCCAAAACTTTTTCACTGGCATCGACAACAAACCAGTCACGCTTGACTTCATTGCCTTTTGCACTAAATGTCTTCATTAAATAAACTCCGAACCGCCTCAATTGGTAATCTTTCTATCATGGACGGGCGATTTTAACCAAAACAGAAACAACCTACAAGTAAAATGGATAAAAAAATATATACAATTAATCAAATCTCAATAAAAACATCAGATTAATGACTAAATGTGAAGTATTTTTTATCTTATTGACGTAAGTTCATACTGAATCAACAGAAAACCCCGATACTAATTTTCATCTCTTTGTTTCATTAGAAGAGACTGGGCCTGACTACTCGCTCAGAATTAACCAACGCTTAATTTTATCAAAAGCCTTTTCGTGCCAGGAAAGCACAAAAAGTTTATTTCCCTAAATAATTATCTGTCTAGCAGAAGTGGCGCTACTATCTTACCATCAATTAAGTGGTACTTGATGATTTGTTCAATATCTTCAAAGGAAGAATAAGTATACCAAACTCCTTCTGGATAAATAACGATGCAAGGACCAGAGCCACATCGTCCAAGGCATCCTGATTTGCTGACCCGGATTTTTCCAGGGCCATGCAAATCAAATTCTAACAATTTTGATTTCATAAAATCAAAAAATTCTTCTCCACCGGAATTAGCACAACATTGCTTACCCGGTGCTTTCTGATTTGTGCATATGAATACATGCTTGGTGTAATGAGACAACAAACTACTTTCCTATTTTTTCAATTTTCGTTTTTAATTTTAAACCTGGCTTAAAGGTAACAACCCTTCTGGCTTCCACAGGAATTTCTTCACCTGTTTTTGGATTGCGGCCTGGCCTTTGTGGTTTATCTCTCAAAGTAAAATTACCAAAACCGGATAATTTCACATGCTGACCATTTTCAAGAGCATGGCGTAATTCTTCAAAAAAATTTTCAACCATTTCTTTAGCAACTGGTTTATTTAATTTTAATTCGTCACACAACGTTTCTGCCATTATTGCTTTGCTTAGTGCGTTCACGATCATTCCCTCAAAAGGATTGAAAATTCATTTTCCAGTTTCTTGATTATAGCACTAATTGTTAAATTGATCTCGGCATCAACTAAAGTTCGAGTATCGTCTTGTAGTGTCATAGCCACAGCAATACTTTTTTTATCTTCTGGAATACCTTTACCCATATACACGTCAAAGACGTCAAACGATTTTAACCAATCCTCTTTAACTGTATTTCTGATTACTCGCTCAATCTGCATGGCACTTATCTGCCTATCAACCAGGAAAGACAAATCGCGCCTTATTTGTGGATATTTGGAAATAGGCTTATACAGAGGAATAGTCGGATTGATTAATGATTCAAGATTCAACTCAAACAAAACCACATCCTGGTCAAGATCAAAGGCATCCGACAAGCGAGGATGCAGCACACCGATCCAGCCTGAATGCTTGCCGTTAATCACAATCTGAGCTGACTGGCCGGGGTGAAGCGCATGATGAGATGATTGAATAAATTCAACATCATCCAGCTTCAATGAAGCAAACAAGGATTGTAAATCCCCTTTTAAATCATAAAAATCAAATAAACGGGCAGATTCACTCCAATTCAAATTGCCTTGCTCCCCCATTAACAAGCCAGCAATACATGAACGCTCCTTTAATTGCCCTCCGTCCAGATCAAAAACCACGCCTATTTCAAAAAATTTCACTGCGGTTTGTTGTCTGTGGCTATTATAAATCATAGATGCAATTAAGCCTGGCCACATTCCCGCACGCATTTGCGATAATTCAGAGGAAATTGGATTAAGCAGTTCCATAAACTCTTTTTGTGGGTAAAGCGCTTCCTGCAACTCAGGATCGACAAAACTATAACTGATGGTTTCATGGTAGCCTTTGGCACTAAACCACGATGAAACGTGTGTCGCAATTTTTTCCTTGGCACTGATTAAACCAGCTTGTACTGATGTTTGCATTGGCTGAGCTTGTAACTTGTCATAGCCATATAAACGAATAATTTCTTCAACCAAATCAGCATCTTGTTGCAAATCGACTCGATGAGAGGGAATGGTGACCTCAAAAAAATGATTAGTTTCTTTGATGATGACAACACCTAGACCTTCCAGTAAATTTTTCATTTCGTTTAGAGGGATAGACAGCCCGGTTAACTTTTTCACTTTTGTTGTATCAAATAAAAAGGAAACCGTACCTGGCAAAAACTTTTTGTCAAAAGACTCTATCACTGGCCCAGCTTCGCCACCTGAGATAGATAAAATCAATTCCGTCGCTCTTTCAAGAGCTTTTGATTGCAAACAAGGGTCCACTCCCCGCTCGAATCGTTGTGACGAATCACTGAATAAGCCATATTTTCTGGCAACTCCGGCAATTGTCACCGGATTAAAATAGGCGCTTTCCAGGAAAACATGCTGTGTCTGCTCTTGAACTGCGCTATTAGCTCCTCCCATTATTCCGGCCATAGCCAAAGGCTTTTCTTTATCGGCGATTACCAACACATTGTCGTTTAATACAACTTCTTGACCATCCAATAATTCTAATTGCTCGCCCGAAACGCCATAACGTACATTAATTTCACCATTAATTTTTGCTAAATCAAAAGCATGCATGGGTTGTCCAAGCTCGAGCATGACATAATTCATCACATCGACTACAGGGTGCAACGTTCTAATGCCGCCTCTACGTAAGCGCTCAGCCATCCATAATGGTGTTTTCGCTTCAAGATTTAAATTACGGATAATTCGACCGCAATATCGGGGGCATGCCTCGGAATGAATTAAATTCACTCGAAGACCATCATCGATGGCTGGCGGCACTGTAACTATGGGTTGCTCTATTAAGGGTAATTTATTGAGAACAGCCACTTCCCGCGCGACACCCAAAATACTAAAGCAATCTGCGCGATTCGGAGTCAAATCAATATCAAATACATGGTCATCAAGGGCAAGATACTCGCGTAAATCCATTCCAATTGGTGCCTCATCACTCAGTTCCATTATCCCCTCGGAATGTTCTGCCAGTCCCAGTTCTGTCGCAGAACACAACATGCCCTGAGACAATTCTCCACGCAATTTGGATTCCTTAATTTGCAAACCGCCAGGCAAGTGTGCCCCAATCATGGCCAGGGCAACTCTCAAACCAGGCCTCACATTAGCCGCACCACAAACAATTTTCAACGGCTTGTCTTTATTGATATTCACTTCACATAAGGTTAATTTATCAGCATCTGGATGAGGCTTGGTATCTAGGACTTCAGCAACAATGACATGAGTGAATTGGCCAGCTACAGGATTCACTGCGTCGACTTCCAAGCCAGCCATGGTCAATTGCTCAGCCAGTTCTTGTTCAGTTAATGAGAAGTTTACCCATTCTCGTAACCATAACTTACTTACTTTCATTTAAAGTCCTCATCTCTGTAACTGTTCATTTGGCTCAAAGTTTCCATCCGTTAATTTTGCTCTCTTTATGATAATAGAGATAAAATTACTGATAACTATTTGCCTGTATCAACTACATAATAAAATATTATTTTCAGTATTCATGGGAATTATCCCGGACTACAATTTGGTCTAATCTGTATCATTTATGTACCATATGAAAGACAATCATAAAGAAACATAAAAATAAAATCCGGGACTCATTATTTTTATAATGGTTAAAACTGCCGTAAAAAAGTTAAATCATTTTCAAATAACATACGCAAATCATCTATGCCATAATAAAGCATTGCCAATCTGTCCATACCCATGCCAAAAGCCCATCCATGATACTCATTCGGATCAATGTTCACTGCGATTAAAACGTTAGGGTGGACCATACCACAACCCAATACCTCAAGCCAGCCTGTAAACTTGCAAGAGCGGCAACCCTTACCATTACATTGAGTACATTCTATATCCACTTCTGCGGAAGGTTCGGTAAAAGGGAAATAGGAAGGTCTGAATCTTAATGCCAATTCCCGACCAAAAAAATAAGCGAAGAAATCTTGCAACAAACCCTTTAACCCGGCCAAAGTGGCTTGCTTATCAATGAGTAATCCCTCCACTTGATGAAACATAGGGGTATGGGTTACATCCGAATCACAACGATAAACTCGGCCAGGAGCAATTAAACGAAAAGGTGGCTTACGCTGCTCCATTGTCCTGATTTGTACAGGAGAGGTGTGTGTCCTCAACAAGCGTCCGTCTCCAAAATAAAACGTATCGTGCATCGCACGTGCAGGATGATGGCCAGGGATATTTAATGCTTCAAAATTATAAAATTCTGTTTCAATTTCAGGACCTTCAACAATATCAAATCCTAAACGACTAAAATAATCATTAATTCTATGCTTTACCTGAGTAACAGGATGTAGGGAACCTGTGGAATGATTGCGACCGGGAAGAGTAACGTCGATTTGCTCTGCTGCCAGCTTGGCTAATAATTGCTTTTCTTTCAACTCGATCATTTTTGTTTCAATCAAAGCACTAATTCCCTGCTTTGCTTGATTGACCAATTGACCTACCTTGGGTTTTTCCTCTGCAGACAAATTAGCAAGTCCTTTTAGCAATTCGGTGAGCTTGCCTTTCTTGCCCAAAAAATCAACACGAATTTGTTCAAGAGCAACTATATCCGTGGCTTGTTTGATTGCTTCTGAAGCTTGTTCTTGTATGGTGTTTATAAGTACCAACATAGTTCTACCCACAAGTAAAAAGGAGGCCTTAGCCTCCTCAATAATTTTTATTTTACAAACCGGCTTTTATTTAAGATTGCTATTCCGAATTGAGATTTATAAACGAAAGGCAATAACAAAAAAAGCAGGCTGAAAATTAACCAGCTAAAGCTGCTTTGGCTTGTTCTGCAATAGCAGCAAAGGCAACTTTATCATGAACTGCCATATCAGCCAGGATTTTCCTGTCCAGCTCAATGGAAGCTTTTTTCAAACCATCAATCAAGCGGCTGTAGGATAACCCACATTCACGAGCTTGAGCATTGATACGAGTAATCCATAAAGCACGGAATTGTCGCTTTTTCTGCCTTCTGTCTCGGTATGCGTATTGACCAGCTTTAATTACAGCCTGTTTAGCAACTCGATAGGTACGGCTACGGGCACCATAATAACCTTTGGCCTGGTCTAAAATTTTCTTGTGACGCGCTTTTGCTGTCACACCACGTTTTACTCTTGGCATTGTTCAATCTCCCCGTTAACTACCGTGCAACATACGTTCAGCCAAACGCGCATCGCATGGCTTCAAAGTACCTGCTTCTACACGCAAATGACGCTTTTGCTTAGTAGATTTTTTAGTGAGGATATGATTTCTGTAAGCGCCGCGACGTTTAATCGCTCCACTCGCTGTCTTTCGGAAGCGTTTAGCTGCTCCACGATGTGACTTTAACTTCGGCATAACAATATACTCCGCATTCGTTACTTGGTTTTTTTGGGTGATAATACCATCAGTAATTGTCTTCCTTCACGTTTTGCATGCTGCTCCACTATAGCTACATCAGCCGTGTCGGCTTGCAAACGTTCCAAAATCTTCATACCGAGTTCTTGATGAGCCATTTCACGACCGCGAAAACGCAATGTGATTTTGACCTTATCACCATGATTGAGGAAACGGATCAGGTTGCGTAGCTTGACCTGATAATCTCCATCTTCCGTCGTAGGACGGAATTTTAATTCTTTGACCTGAATTTGTTTTTGCTTCTTTCTTGCTTCAGCTTGTTTTTTACTCAGTTCAAAGAGAAACTTACCATAATCCATAATACGACAAACAGGGGGTTTGGCTGTTGGAGATATTTCCACCAAATCCAATCCGCTTTCTTCTGCTGCCCTTAACGCTTCTCGCGTTGATACAATTCCTGCCTGGTTACCATCGACATCAATTAAGCGTACCTCAGGTACAGTGATCTGTTCATTAATTCGTGCGCGATCATTTTCACGCTTAGTTGGTGCACTAATGGTTTAATCCTCCAGTTCGTTTATTTATATTGATCCTTTACGGATAATTTCTTGCGTTAAGGTATCACAAATTGTATCTATTGTCATCACACCCAGGTCAATGCCATCTCGAGTGCGAACAGCTACCTGACAATTTTCAACCTCTTTATCGCCAACAACCAATAAATAAGGAATTTTTTGTAAAGTATGCTCGCGAATTTTAAATCCAATCTTTTCATTTCTCAAGTCAAAATTGGCGCGAATCCCTCTTTTTTGCAAAGTTTTCCTCACTTTTTCGGCATACTCATTCTGCTTCTCACTAATAGTAAGCACAATCGCTTGCACTGGGGATAACCATAATGGCAATTTACCTGCATAATGTTCGATTAATATTCCCATAAATCGTTCGAAAGAACCCAAAATGGCTCTATGCAACATCACCGGTGTTTGCTTGCTTCCATCTTCAGCAACATAGCTTGCTTCAAGGCGTGCAGGCATAGAGAAATCCACTTGAATCGTTCCGCACTGCCAAATTCTACCTAAACAATCAGAGAGAGAGCATTCAATTTTAGGTCCATAAAATGCTCCTTCTCCAGGCGCATCCACCCACTCAATATTTCTTCCCTGCATAGCCAGTTTAAGGGCGGTTTCCGCCTTATCCCAAACGTCATCTGAACCGACTCGTTTTTCAGGGCGCAAAGCCAATCGGTATTTTATTTCAGTAAACCCAAAGTCCTTATATACGGATTGCACTAACTCCAGCATCATAGCCACTTCAGATTGAATCTGATCCTCAGTGCAAAAAATATGAGCATCATCCTGCACCATATTGCGTACCCGCATCAACCCATGCAGCGCGCCTGATGGCTCACAGCGATGACAATTTCCAAACTCAGATAGTCTGAGAGGAAGATCCCGGTAACTTTTCAAACCATGATTATAAATTTGAACGTGGCAGGGACAGCTCATAGGTTTTACTGCATAATGTCGATTCTCTGTTTCGGTAACAAACATTTCATCTCTAAAGTTCGCCCAATGACCTGATTTCTCCCATAACGATCTGTCTACTAATTGCGGTGTTCTAATTTCCTGATAGCCAAAATCGACCAGGCGATTTCGCATGTAATGCTCTAGCTCTTGATAAATAGTCCATCCTTTGGGGTGCCAAAAAACCATTCCCGGAGCAATATCCTGGAAATGAAACAAATCCAGTGCCTTGCCTAATTTACGATGATCACGTTTTTCTGCTTCTTCCAAACGAAACAAATATTCTTCCAGGGATTTTTTATCAGCCCAGGCAGTGCCGTAAATTCGCTGCAACATTTCGTTATTTGAGTCACCACGCCAATAAGCGCCAGCTACTTTTGTCAATTTAAATGCTTTTAAAAACCCAGTGGAGGGGACATGTGGACCTCGACACAAATCTTCAAAATCACCTTGCCTATATAGAGAGAGCGCTTCATTTTCGGGTATATCAGCAATAATTTTTGCCTTATATTCTTCGCCTAAATCCTTAAAATATTGTATTGCTTCATTTCTAGGTAATTCTCGACGAGTGATCGAAAGATTAGCCTTTGCCAGCTCATGCATCTTCGCTTCGATTAAACTCAAATCATCGGGAGTAAACGAGCGCTCAAAAGCAAAATCATAATAAAACCCGTCTTCTATTACAGGACCTATAGTCACTTGAGCGGATGGAAATAAGGCTTTTACAGCCTGAGCTAATAAATGAGCGGTAGAATGCCTGATTATTTCAAGACTGTCTTCATGTTTCTCGGTTACGATAATCAAAGAGCAGTCTTCTTTTATAAGATAGGATGTATCCACCAAGACGCCATCGACACGGCCTGCTATCGCTGCTTTAGCTAATCCAGGGCTAATGTGATGTGCCACATCATAAATAGTGAGTGGCGCTTCAAAATGTTTTACATTTCCATCTGGTAATTTAACATTTGGCATAATCTTATCCGTCTTTCCATCTTTCAGGTTCTTGTTAAAAAAAAACCCTGCATGGCAGGGTTCAAACCTTTAATAATTCAGTGCAGTAGTTTACCAATTTAGGGATTCTACTAGAAATCCAGGAATTATGGTAGGCACGAGTGGGATCGAACCACCGACCACCACCATGTCAAGGTGGTGCTCTACCACTGAGCTACGTGCCTATAATTCAACCTGAATGAAAATTGGCATGAATTATACACATAAGATTCATGGAAATGCAATCATCCAAATCATATCATTTTTATCTAATGAAAAAGCAAGATAACATGACATTAAAATTTTGGATGAGCATGGCCTATCAATCTTGCCTTTTAACTCTTTTGCAAATGCAACCCTTCTCAACTAAACCGCAAAACACTCTTGCTTTCCCCAAAATGCATTAGTGAAAGAATAAAGAGCACGAAAAGCTAATTCCAACTCTCTTGGGAACAAGGTAAAATGATAAAGCGTCCGTTAGCATTTAAAACATTATGTGGTTTAAAATCATACATTCCCATGTAGAAATAGCTATTTATGCCAAACCGAACGCCAAGAAATCAAAACTCATGGCCATTTCTGATGACAGGCTGCATATTGCGCTCCATGCCAAACCGCAAGAAGGGGAAGCGAATAATGAGCTTTTATTCTTTATATCCCAATTTTTCAAAATTCCAAAAACACAAATCGAGCTAATTAAAGGAAAAAGCAGCCGTCATAAGCTAATAAGATTACCCTTATCAGAATCTGTTTTCTGCTTTCTAAATAATCCAAAAATCTAGAACATATCACCCTTTAAAACTTAGAAATGGCCCGAATGAAGGGGTTCATTCAAGCCATGCAATGCGAGGTTAACCGCTATGGTTAAACCACTTGGACTACCCGGTGATACTTGTTCCTTCAAGTAACATCAGCGTCCGATATTTGGACTTAAAGAAACGTGTTATAACGTTTCAATACCCATTATAATCATTTAACACCAAAAATCAACCAATGATTTCCAGTAGAAACAATTTGTTTCCATTTAATGGATATATTTGCAGGTTTAACTACCCTTTGCTACACTTTTGTCACTTTTTAATATCTTAAAATTATTACTCCAATATGGAAAAAGTTAACTTGACAAAACAGTTTGCTTACCGCTTGCGTGATGCCATGATTGCAGCAGGGCATAATTCTCAACGCTCTCCATCAGGAGTATGTATTCATAAATTAGCTGAAATGACAGGTTACTCTTTGCAAATATGCAGAAAATACCTTCGTGGAGAGGTCATTCCCGATCCAGTCAAGCTGATAGAAATTGCATCGAAACTAAATGTTTCACCAGGATGGCTTCTGTTTGGTGAAACCCATAATGATCCTGGAACATCTAAGGAACACATCACGATAAGCAAAAGTTTACTCCATCATATTTTTACAAAAGCAGCTTGTCTATATAACCGTGAGCTTGTGGAAGATGATGTGTCTGACTTTTTGATGGATTTGATTAATGACATTAGTCTCATCAATGCCACCGAAGAACAGTCCAAAAAAATAATTGATTTGGCTATCTCTTCAGTGAGCCATTTTAGACACTCGCAAAGAACGTAGAGTAAGAAACTTTCATGGAAAATAGCCCAAAAGAGATAGTGCTCCACTCTCAACTTTTAGAGAACTTTTTCGCCTTTAAAAGTAAAGTATCCAATGTCTTTAGAGACGTATTGGGCATATATGACTTTCATTCATATTTCCTTAATGCGTATTACAGGACACAATCAATTGCTGCCCCTATCCTCTACTCCTGCCATGGAATGTAACTTATTTAACAGTTTTCTTTAGCAACATGAGCTAACCTATAATCCCAAGTGATTTAAATTATGTACTCAAGGCGATTGGCACACACTTTAATAATGTAAAACACTATGATGAGCTATATTATCTTGACCAAATTAAACATGGTTTTCCCATCGCTTTCTCCCTTGCTACCAAGATAAATGAAAATTATGTGATTTATTCAATAGCAAGCCACAAATCTTATGCCTTTACTCGTGAGTTATTTTCTACTCATCAAGAAGATTTTTAAAAAACAGGGCCATATTGCTCCAATTTGCTGCATCCATTTTTTAGTTATTATGAAGATTTTCCTTCTCAATATTTAATTTTAAACTCACAC harbors:
- the thrS gene encoding threonine--tRNA ligase gives rise to the protein MPNVKLPDGNVKHFEAPLTIYDVAHHISPGLAKAAIAGRVDGVLVDTSYLIKEDCSLIIVTEKHEDSLEIIRHSTAHLLAQAVKALFPSAQVTIGPVIEDGFYYDFAFERSFTPDDLSLIEAKMHELAKANLSITRRELPRNEAIQYFKDLGEEYKAKIIADIPENEALSLYRQGDFEDLCRGPHVPSTGFLKAFKLTKVAGAYWRGDSNNEMLQRIYGTAWADKKSLEEYLFRLEEAEKRDHRKLGKALDLFHFQDIAPGMVFWHPKGWTIYQELEHYMRNRLVDFGYQEIRTPQLVDRSLWEKSGHWANFRDEMFVTETENRHYAVKPMSCPCHVQIYNHGLKSYRDLPLRLSEFGNCHRCEPSGALHGLMRVRNMVQDDAHIFCTEDQIQSEVAMMLELVQSVYKDFGFTEIKYRLALRPEKRVGSDDVWDKAETALKLAMQGRNIEWVDAPGEGAFYGPKIECSLSDCLGRIWQCGTIQVDFSMPARLEASYVAEDGSKQTPVMLHRAILGSFERFMGILIEHYAGKLPLWLSPVQAIVLTISEKQNEYAEKVRKTLQKRGIRANFDLRNEKIGFKIREHTLQKIPYLLVVGDKEVENCQVAVRTRDGIDLGVMTIDTICDTLTQEIIRKGSI
- a CDS encoding DUF167 domain-containing protein, producing the protein MWFKIIHSHVEIAIYAKPNAKKSKLMAISDDRLHIALHAKPQEGEANNELLFFISQFFKIPKTQIELIKGKSSRHKLIRLPLSESVFCFLNNPKI
- a CDS encoding helix-turn-helix domain-containing protein, with product MEKVNLTKQFAYRLRDAMIAAGHNSQRSPSGVCIHKLAEMTGYSLQICRKYLRGEVIPDPVKLIEIASKLNVSPGWLLFGETHNDPGTSKEHITISKSLLHHIFTKAACLYNRELVEDDVSDFLMDLINDISLINATEEQSKKIIDLAISSVSHFRHSQRT